The nucleotide window ACCCCCTAAAAAGGCTCAACCCGCGGTTTAGGACACAGCCTGTGGATAACCATGTGGATAAGAGCTTTTTAGGGAAAAGGTGTCAAATGGCCGTTATTGAGATTGAACTAACCGATCTCTGGGGCCGTGTTATCGACGTCGTTTCAGCAGATGCGCCACAACACCGCGCATTTCTCTCCCTTACAAAACCACTTGGACTATTACAAAGTGATGGAACAACAAATTTATTAGTTGCAGCTCCTAATGCTTTTGCAAAAGATGTACTTGAGACCCGCCTTCGCGCATTAGTCAGTGAAGTTCTCACTCGCGAGCTCGGTGAAAAAACAAATATTGCAGTCACAATCGATGAAACTTTAGAAGCCACCGATCTTCCTGCGCCAGATGTTGATATTGAAATCGTTCCTGCTCGCGCCGGCACTGGCCGTGAAGATGTTTCAACACAACCTTCTTCTAAAAACGCTGAGTCTTCACAATTAAACCCTCGTTATATTTTTGAAACTTTTGTTATTGGCGCCTCCAATCGTTTTGCTCATGCCGCAGCTGTTGCAGTAGCTGAAGCGCCAGCAAAGGCATACAACCCTCTCTTTATTTATGGTGAGTCAGGCCTTGGAAAAACCCACTTATTACACGCTATTGGGGCTTATGCAAAAGAGCTATATGGACACGTCCGTGTGCGATATGTATCTAGCGAAGAGTTTACGAATGACTTTATTAACTCGATCCGTGATGACAAGGCTTCTGTTTTCCAACGCCGTTATCGCGATCTAGATATTTTGCTTGTCGATGATATTCAATTCTTAGAAAATAAAGAGCGCACCCAGGAAGAGTTCTTCCACACTTTTAACACTTTGTATAACGCTAATAAACAGATCATTATTTCTAGTGACCGTCCGCCAAAGCAATTAACAACTTTGGAAGATCGTCTGCGCTCCCGATTTGAGTGGGGTTTGATTACTGATATTCAACCGCCTGAATTAGAAACTCGTATTGCTATTCTTCGCAAAAAAGCTGCGCAAGATAAATTAAACGCACCTGATGATGTTCTTGAATACATCGCTTCGAAGATTTCAACAAATATTCGTGAGCTAGAAGGCGCACTTATTCGCGTTACCGCATTTGCTAGTTTGAACCGCCAGGGTGTTGACCTTGGTTTGGCTGAAATTGTCTTAAAAGATTTGATTCCAAATGATGCAACCTCTGAAGTAACGGCTGCAACGATCATGGCCCAAACCGCTTCATATTTCAGCCTTACTATCGATGACCTCTGTGGCACTTCTCGTTCCCGAGTATTGGTAAATGCTCGCCAGATCGCGATGTATTTATGCCGCGAACTAACCGAGCTCTCTCTTCCAAAAATTGGTCAGACTTTCGGCGGCCGTGATCACACAACAGTGATGCACGCAGATCGCAAGATTCGCCAATTGATGGCAGAGCGTCGTTCTATCTATAACCAAGTGACAGAGCTGACAAATAGGATTAAGCAACAGGCAAGAGCGTAAAAAGTCCAAATTTTCCTATTTAGGGGTGTTTACCCCCAGTATGGGGAAAACTTGTGGATAACTGTGGAGATCTAACCGATTTCTGTGGATAACCAACAAGTTATTCGAGTAGTGAGTAAAGGAAAGGGGTTGTGTAATGAAGTTAGCGCGCGTTACACACAGCTTCGCCCACAGAAAAAGTGGAGAAGTTCAAGGCTCTGAACAGGGCTTTCACTCTTTACCCACAGATAACGCGCTGGTTACTACTACTACCTTTATATATAAAAATGTCTCCGGAAGAGAACTTACACACAACCAGATGGAAAGAGGTGCGGCGTGAAATTCACCGTCGAACAATCAGCACTCGCAGATGGCGTTAATTGGGTTTCGCGTTCTTTATCCACGCGCCCGATTATGACCGCACTCCTTGGAATAGTTATCGACGCAAGTGGCGATGAAGTATTTCTATCCGGATCAGATTTAGAAACATCGAGCAAAGCTCACTTTGCAGCCGACATTAAAGAAAAAGGAAAAGTATTAGTTCCAGGAAGATTGCTCGCAGAAATCACTCGCTCACTTCCAAACAAACCAATCTCTATTTCTTTAGATGGCTCTCGCGTATTAGTTACATCAGGATCTGCAAAGTTCACACTTCCAACACTCTCGCTCACTGATTATCCAAACCTGCCAGAACTACCAGAGCCAACTGGAGTGATCGCAAGTGACACATTTGCAAACGCTGTTGCGCAAGTTGCAATTGCTGCAGGCCGCGATGATTCACTACCAACACTTACTGGCGTGCACATCGAAGTAAATGAAAACACTGTGACCCTCGCCGCAACAGATCGCTACCGCTTAGCAGTACGCGAAATTCAATGGTCGCCTTCACAACCAGGAGTTTCGACAACTGCGTTACTACGCGCTCGCACAATCGCAGATGCAGCTAAATCATTAGTTGGGACAAAAAACGTTTCTATCTCCCTTGCGCCGAGTGCCAGCAATGATCGCCTCGCTGGTTTTTCCGGAGATGGCAAAACAATGACATCTCGCAT belongs to Candidatus Planktophila limnetica and includes:
- the dnaA gene encoding chromosomal replication initiator protein DnaA, encoding MAVIEIELTDLWGRVIDVVSADAPQHRAFLSLTKPLGLLQSDGTTNLLVAAPNAFAKDVLETRLRALVSEVLTRELGEKTNIAVTIDETLEATDLPAPDVDIEIVPARAGTGREDVSTQPSSKNAESSQLNPRYIFETFVIGASNRFAHAAAVAVAEAPAKAYNPLFIYGESGLGKTHLLHAIGAYAKELYGHVRVRYVSSEEFTNDFINSIRDDKASVFQRRYRDLDILLVDDIQFLENKERTQEEFFHTFNTLYNANKQIIISSDRPPKQLTTLEDRLRSRFEWGLITDIQPPELETRIAILRKKAAQDKLNAPDDVLEYIASKISTNIRELEGALIRVTAFASLNRQGVDLGLAEIVLKDLIPNDATSEVTAATIMAQTASYFSLTIDDLCGTSRSRVLVNARQIAMYLCRELTELSLPKIGQTFGGRDHTTVMHADRKIRQLMAERRSIYNQVTELTNRIKQQARA
- the dnaN gene encoding DNA polymerase III subunit beta, translating into MKFTVEQSALADGVNWVSRSLSTRPIMTALLGIVIDASGDEVFLSGSDLETSSKAHFAADIKEKGKVLVPGRLLAEITRSLPNKPISISLDGSRVLVTSGSAKFTLPTLSLTDYPNLPELPEPTGVIASDTFANAVAQVAIAAGRDDSLPTLTGVHIEVNENTVTLAATDRYRLAVREIQWSPSQPGVSTTALLRARTIADAAKSLVGTKNVSISLAPSASNDRLAGFSGDGKTMTSRMLDGTFPPYRHLLPQDITSTAVIEVAPFLDSVRRVALVTDKTVPLRLEFANAQLSLEAGAGEDAQATEVLDILLTGEPISIAFNPTYLADGLQAVGTPFVQISFTGSSKPAILMGKTESNSAAIENYRYLLMPMRYAS